The Aminivibrio sp. sequence TGGGACTCATGCCCCTGCCAGCGGCCATGAGCAACGGTGCCGCCCTCATGACTATTGAAGTAGACGCCCAGGCGGGAAAGGCCTCCCTTCGAGAACTTTCCTCGGGCATGGGCCTTTCTTTCCCACGACGGGGTGGTCAACAACATCAAGCACATAGCGGGAAGGCAGTGTAAGAGCACATACTCGCACGGCAGTCGTGACACACGTGTCAAGGGACATCTTCCGTGCATATGGAGTTTACCCCCAGGATTCCCGGCCACACCTAACGAGTACGCCGGATTAACCGCAAAAAACCCAGCAGTAATCGAACTTTGACAACAAAAGCACTTGACGTGCTTCTCGTTATGTCTTAATATATACGTAACGATGAGGTGGGGCTATGGCAAGCATCGTCTTCCAGAAGGACAAGCGCTCCGGGATCACCTACGCCTACGAATCGGTCTCCTACTGGGACAAGGGGAAAAAGCAGTCACGGGCGAAGCGGACCCTGATCGGCCGAGTCGATGAAAAAACAGGCGAGATCAGTCCCACCGACGGCAGGGGCCGAAAGAAAAGAGCCGGGGAGACAGCTGTCAAACCCGGCCCCGTTCCGGCCACCCGGACCGCGAGGCTCTTCTACGGTGCGACCTGGCTCTTCGATGCCATCGGGGAACAGCTGGGCATCACCGAGGACCTGAAGAGGTGCTTCCCTAAGACCTTCAGGCAGATCCTGTCCATAGCCTATTACCTGATTCTGGAGGACAAGAATCCCCTCTACCGGTTCGAGAAGTGGGGCTCCCTGCACAAACACCCCTGCGGGGACAGCATCACCTCCCGGCGCAGCAGCGAGCTCTTCGCGTCCATCACGGAAGAAGGGAAGAACGAGTTCTTCAAGCTTCAGGGGAGGCGCCGTTTGGAGAACGAGTTCCGGGCTTATGACATCACCTCCATATCAAGCTGCTCCGAGTGCCTCAGGCAGGTTCTCTACGGCAACAACAAGGAGAACGACCGTCTGCCCCGGTTGAACCTGGCCCTTGTCTTCGGCGAAAGCTCCGGGCTTCCCTTCTACTACCGCAAGATGGCCGGGAACATCCCCGACGTGAAGACGGTCAAGCTTCTTCTGTCGGAGCTGGACGTCCTCGGCTACTCCAAGGTCAAGCTGGTCATGGACAGAGGGTTCTACAGTGAGGACAACCTCAACGCCCTCTTCAGGGAGCATGTCAAGTTCCTGATCGCGGGGAAGATGTCCCTGTCCTTCGTCAGGCAGAATCTGGAACCCATATACGGGCAGATCCGTTCCTACGACCGCTTCAACGACAAATACGAGCTCTACTGCCATACGGTGCAGGCCGAATGGAACTACAGGCAATACCGTCCGTACACAGGGGATACTGTCTCGGAGCCGAGGCGTATCTACGTGCACTACTACTGCAACATCGACAGGGCGGCCGAGGAGGAGGAGGCCTTCGACCGCCGGCTGATCGCCCTCAGGAACGAACTCGAGTCGGGCAAAAGGGTTCCGGAGCACGAGACCGGGTACAGCAGGTACTTCGATATCAGGACCGCTCCGAAACGTGGAATCAAAGTCACCGTCAGGGAGGATGTTGTGGCCAAAGAGAAAGAGCTGTTCGGTTTCTTCGCCCTGCTCAC is a genomic window containing:
- a CDS encoding IS1634 family transposase; translation: MASIVFQKDKRSGITYAYESVSYWDKGKKQSRAKRTLIGRVDEKTGEISPTDGRGRKKRAGETAVKPGPVPATRTARLFYGATWLFDAIGEQLGITEDLKRCFPKTFRQILSIAYYLILEDKNPLYRFEKWGSLHKHPCGDSITSRRSSELFASITEEGKNEFFKLQGRRRLENEFRAYDITSISSCSECLRQVLYGNNKENDRLPRLNLALVFGESSGLPFYYRKMAGNIPDVKTVKLLLSELDVLGYSKVKLVMDRGFYSEDNLNALFREHVKFLIAGKMSLSFVRQNLEPIYGQIRSYDRFNDKYELYCHTVQAEWNYRQYRPYTGDTVSEPRRIYVHYYCNIDRAAEEEEAFDRRLIALRNELESGKRVPEHETGYSRYFDIRTAPKRGIKVTVREDVVAKEKELFGFFALLTNETMDAPTALELYRNKDLVEKAFGNLKERLNMRRTLVSSEQSLEGKLFVEFVALIYLSCIKKRMQDTGLFRDYTLQGVLDTLDVIECFEHPGQKLQVGEVLEKQKQIYAALGVSPPDSL